One genomic window of Arachis stenosperma cultivar V10309 chromosome 10, arast.V10309.gnm1.PFL2, whole genome shotgun sequence includes the following:
- the LOC130956669 gene encoding uncharacterized protein LOC130956669 encodes MFFLLETHVSGARGNQIRGKIGFDRSFLVDAVGHAGGIWCLWDSSVWSVDVLEHDKQFVHLKVSSNNSNPWLITAIYGSPQWATRRTLCQSLKLYAANVNLPWCLVGDFNAMLHNHKKSGGALSNNHCACKEFQECVVACGLIDFGFAAWPYTWKRGNLVESEQNRGRRLFRFLAAWITHPDFGNAVGASWNNQGSWAEGIVNFNNRIKEWNKSLFSDIFRRKHRILRRLQGFNSSLGHSHNSYLDKLQKELWVEYEQILLQEEFLWFQKARSKWINFGDRNTKFFHGSTMVRRCRNKIVSLQNDTSDWITEKVTLEHMATSFFYNLYTDNTNHTPFILKNMFPTMNSSDNNSLGRNVTDEEIKDAMFNIGSWKAPGKDGLQAIFYQSEWNKTGSDVCNLTKNIFQHPDKVEEEVEKCHEQVGYA; translated from the exons ATGTTCTTTCTCTTAGAAACTCATGTGAGTGGCGCTCGAGGCAACCAAATTAGGGGCAAGATTGGCTTTGACAGGTCCTTTCTAGTGGATGCAGTGGGTCATGCTGGCGGAATATGGTGTCTCTGGGATTCTTCTGTTTGGAGTGTGGATGTGCTAGAGCATGATAAACAGTTCGTACACCTAAAAGTCTCTAGTAATAACTCCAATCCTTGGCTTATTACTGCTATTTATGGTAGCCCCCAGTGGGCAACAAGAAGAACATTATGCCAATCTCTTAAATTATATGCTGCTAACGTTAACCTCCCCTGGTGTCTGGTGGGTGACTTTAATGCTATGTTACACAACCATAAGAAAAGTGGTGGAGCGCTGAGTAACAATCATTGTGCATGTAAAGAGTTTCAGGAGTGTGTTGTAGCTTGTGGCCTGATTGATTTCGGGTTTGCGGCATGGCCATACACTTGGAAGAGGGGCAATCTTGTTGAGAG CGAGCAGAATAGAGGAAGAAGGCTGTTCCGCTTCCTTGCGGCATGGATCACGCACCCTGACTTTGGAAATGCTGTTGGTGCGTCTTGGAATAATCAGGGCTCTTGGGCTGAAGGCATAGTAAACTTTAATAATAGGATCAAGGAGTGGAACAAGTCGTtattcagtgacatcttcagaCGAAAGCATAGAATTCTCAGAAGACTCCAAGGATTTAACTCTAGTTTGGGGCACTCTCATAACTCCTATCTTGATAAGCTTCAAAAAGAGCTGTGGGTGGAGTATGAACAGATTCTCCTTCAAGAAGAATTTCTCTGGTTCCAAAAAGCTAGAAGTAAGTGGATCAATTTTGGGGATCGTAACACTAAATTCTTCCATGGCTCCACTATGGTTAGAAGATGCAGAAACAAAATAGTTTCCCTCCAGAATGACACCAGTGACTGGATAACTGAGAAGGTTACGCTTGAACATATGGCCACTTCCTTTTTCTATAATCTCTACACAGACAACACAAACCATACTCCCTTTATTCTGAAGAACATGTTTCCTACTATGAATAGCTCAGACAACAACAGCTTAGGACGTAACGTGACAGATGAGGAGATCAAGGATGCGATGTTCAACATTGGTAGTTGGAAGGCCCCCGGCAAAGACGGACTTCAAGCTATCTTCTACCAAAGTGAGTGGAACAAAACTGGCAGTGACGTATGCAATCTGACTAAAAACATTTTTCAGCACCCGGATAAGGTTGAAGAG GAGGTTGAGAAGTGTCATGAACAAGTTGGTTATGCCTAA